The Corynebacterium mycetoides genome includes the window GCTGCTGCAGGTGCGCCGCGTTGCGCTCGACGGCCTGCTTGGCCTGCGCCGCCTGCTGGAGGGCCTGGTCGTGCAGCTGCTTGGTGTCCTCAATGCCCTGCTCGGCGGTGACGAGCTGCGCGGCGAACGCCTCAGCCGCGTTCTCGTACTCCTGAGCCTTCTGGGCGTCGCCCTCGCCGCGGGCCTTGTCCGCCAGCTGCAGGGCCTGACGGGTGTTGGCCTGTAGCTTCTCAACCTCCTCAAGGCGGCGGTTGAGCTGCATCTCCAGCTGACGCTGGTTGCCGATCACGGCTGCCGCCTGCTGAGACAGCGCCTGGTGCTGGCGCTGCGCTTCGTTGATAGCCTGCTCGATCTGGATCTTCGGGTCTGCGTTCTCCTCGATCTTGTTGTCGAAGAGAGCCATCAGGTAGTTCCAGAACTTAGTAAACGGGTTAGCCATGGCGGCGGGAAACCTTTCGTGGGAGCTTTTGTTTTAGGTCAATCGCTTTGCCATCTTACATCTCGGCAGCGG containing:
- a CDS encoding PspA/IM30 family protein — translated: MANPFTKFWNYLMALFDNKIEENADPKIQIEQAINEAQRQHQALSQQAAAVIGNQRQLEMQLNRRLEEVEKLQANTRQALQLADKARGEGDAQKAQEYENAAEAFAAQLVTAEQGIEDTKQLHDQALQQAAQAKQAVERNAAHLQQQVAERSKLLSQLEQAKMQEKVAETMSSMNAITTGTPNLDQVRDKIERRYANALGQAELSQNSIQGRMAEVEQAGIQMAGHGRLEQIRAEMAGELTSGAKPAIEQGDTNASSASQEVSSDAVEARMRELRGER